The Sphingobacterium lactis sequence AATCTATGATTACATACGCTGAGGCAGTTATTATGGTCTTTTTTCAAAAAAAGGCATTGCTTTTGCATAGGAGAGTTACAACTATAAAGCGTACAATTAAAATCAAGTGTTATGATTAAACGAATAAGCGTACCATTACTGTTGATGTCGGGATTATTGATTACCTCCTGTGGGGTGAGCAAGAAAACCCATCAGGCATTGCAGACGCAATACACAGACTTAAGTGAAAAATACAGACAGAGTGAGTTGGATCTAACCGAGAGCCGTGCTCGCGTAAAAAGTCTGGAAGATCAGTTGGAACAGGAACGTAAGAACAATGCAGGCCTTCGGGAGGCATTGGCCAGGTTACAGGGTACATTGGATAACAGTATCAACCAGAATACCCAAGGAAATGTTAATATCTCCAAATTGGTGGATGAGATCAATGCTTCCAATAAATATATCCAACATTTAGTGAACACCAAGCAGAAGAGCGACTCGCTTAACATGGTGCTGACGAACAACCTAACGCGCTCACTTAGCCGCGAAGAAATGAAAGATGTGGATGTGCAAGTATTGAAAGGGGTGGTTTATATCTCCCTATCAGATAATATGTTGTACAAATCCGGAAGTTACGAGATCTCGGATCGTGCAGGCGAAACACTGTCCAAGATTGCGAAGATTATCCAGGATTACAAAGATTACGAAGTGTTGATCGAAGGTAATACCGATACGGATCCGATTTCGAAATCAAATATCCGGAACAACTGGGATTTGAGTACCTTGCGTGCTTCATCCGTGGTGCAGGCTTTACAGAATCAATATGGGGTTGATCCGAAGCGCCTGACAGCAGGTGGTCGCGGTGAATACAACCCGATTGCAGACAACAGTACTGCCGAAGGTAAAGCGCGGAACCGGAGAACACAGATCATCATTACGCCGAAATTGGATCAATTCATGGAGTTGATCGATAAGGCACCGGAAACTGCTGAAACACCAGCAGATACAACCGCATTCTAATAAGAGAAATCCAGAAATATAAAATCCCGAATTTTTTGAATTCGGGATTTTTTTATGTCGTGTGTTCTCCTCGTTAACCAAATATCAACATGAGGGAGGATGCCAGGACCAAGGTGAGGATGATGATCCTGAATTCTTTTTCTGGGATAATCTTCACCAAACGGATGCCGATGAATCCGCCCAGCACAATAAAAGGAATTGCCATCAGGTTCAGCATAAAGCCTTCCCAACTCAGATTCTGCCACACGAACAGTTGCAGAGGGATCTTGGTGAAGTTAAGGATCATGATAAACCAGGCGCCCGTAGCAACCAGGGTATATTTATCCATTTTCCTTGTCAGCAGGAAAATGGTTAAGGCCGGTCCTGCAGCATTGCCGATCATCGTCGAGAATCCGACAAGTAAACCGAACATGGGAGCATACCACCAATTATCGGTGAAATCTCTTCCTTCGCCCTGATTTTTGGCTTTATTCGTTCCCCAGACCATTAACAGGACTGAGACGAGGATACAGGCGCCCATCGTGATCTTGAACGTCTGATCATCGATGTATTCCCCGACAAATAAACCAATGAATAGACCAAGAAAGGCAGATGGCAACATGGCTTTGATTTCGGACCATATAAATTGCTTGCGGTAATAGATGACCGCCAGCAGGTCCGCCATGCACAGTAGGATCAACACTATGCCCGTCGAATATTTGGCGCCAAACAGTAGTGCAAAGAGCGGAACAGCAAAAGTACCGACGTTCTGGATCCCCGTTTTGGAGATGCCGATCAGCATCGCGCAGAAGAAGTACAAGGCCCACGCCCAGGGAGAATGAAGGAGTTGCAGCGCGCTATCCCACATGCTCGCGGTAAATTTCCCGCAATCGGGCAAAGTTCATGTCTTTATAATTTTCAATATAATCCAGACATACCGGGAGTTCTTCTTTTTTATGGGTACTTAGTACGCCAATGACGTTCATGTTGGCATTCAGACCGGCAGTAACTCCTGAGAAGGAATCTTCGAAGACAAAGCAATTTGCAGGATCAATGCCCAGGTTGGCCGCTGATTTCTCGTACACTTCGGGGTGGGGTTTGTGCAATTCCACATTTTCACTGCCCAAAGTGGATTTGAAGAACTTACGAATGTCCAGCGCGTCCAGGATCAGGTCCATATTGGCGCGTGGCGCTGAAGTGGCAACGCCCAACTGCACATCGTTTACATGCAGGTCTTCCAAGAAATTGGGTAAGTAGGGGATCGGCTTGACTTCCGCTCCGTAAATCTCGCGGAACAGGCCTTCTTTTTCCATCTCCAGGTTCAGTAATTCCTTCCCACGGATGGGACGTTTGAAAAAATGCGTGAAGATATAGCTGTTGTGCTTTCCATACATGTGTTTCTCAAATTCCTCCTCTGAATAGGGAATTTTGTACTTGTCGAAAAAGGCTTCAAATGCCTTGGCGTGGTAGGGGTTGGTGTGTGCAATCACACCATCCATATCGAAAATAACGGCTAACGTATTCAATTTTTATCTGTTTGTTTTACGGGTTTTAATATACGTTTTATCCGTGCAAAAGGCGAAACGAAACAAAACCTTTCCTGTATCTGCTTATTTTTCAATTCGATCGCCCAGCATGATGTAGGCCTGGTCAATGAATTTATTGAAGGAAGAGGAGGGATCTGTACGTGGTTTTCCGTCGATACCATGGCCCAGTCGGACGATGATCAGGTCATCTTGCGGGATCACGATAACATATTGCCCGAGGTGCCCATCCATATAGAAATAGTCCTTCTCGGCGTACTTACCGATCCACCAACCGTATCCATACTGCGGTGAGTCCGGAAAGAAATTGGTGATCGATTTTTGTACATAGGCAGAATCGATTAACGACTGCCCATTCCATTGGCCATGTTGCAGGTAAAGTTTGCCGAATCGGGCAAAGTCCTTCGCATTACTTGCTACACAACAGTAAGCTTTTTCGATACCCTTCTTTTCGGAATCAACCTGCCATAGGGCGGTATGTTCGGCACCCATGGGTTTCCAGAAATAATCACTCAGCAGCTCGGAAAGGCTTTTGCCTGTTGCGCGTTGCAAGGCGATGCCCAGCAATTGGGTATCGCCACTCTTGTAAATGAATTGTTGTCCGGGTTGCTTATCGATTGGCATCACCGAAAGTGCACCGACGATATCCTTGTCAAAATATAAACGTGTGGTAATGGAAAATGGATCATAATAGTCTTCGCTCCATTTCATGCCGGAGCTCATGCTGACCAAATTTTCAAAGGTTAGGGAGTCCGCATACGGACCGGTAATCTCCGGAACGAAATCCTTAATCTTCTGTTGGATGTTCTTCACTTTTCCATCCTGTATGCTGCGGCCCAAGATGGCGGCGACCATACTTTTGGCCATGGAGAAGGAATTGGACCTGGACGAGTCGGTGTAGCCACCGTAATATTCCTCAAACCACACACTGTCCCGGTGGATGATCACATACGCTACGGATTTCCATTGCTCATGGATCGCTTTCAATTCCGGGGTGATTTTTACGCTATTGTAATCCTTTGCTTTGGCCCATGGCTGTGGGGTGCCGGTCTGAATGGTATGATTGTCAAAAAACCTATAATCATCGAGATAGGCTGTTTTATGGCCTTGTAGATACGTTACATAAACTCCCTTGAGGAGATAATCTGCTTTGAAGATGTATAATGCAGCGACGGTTAAAACGATGATGGCAACCAAGGCTATGCCCAGCCATTTTAGGAATTTGACAAGATATTTCATACAAAAAGTGGTTTCTTGATTAAAGATATCAAGAATTTTCGACTATTTTAATTTCTTTGCCTCATTCCAATACACATCCATTTCCTCCAGGGTCATATCCTTCAATTGCTGTTGATTTTCGGCAGCACGTTCCTCGATATAGGTGAAGCGTTTAATGAATTTCTTATTGGTCCTTTCCAATGCGTTTTCGGGGTTAATGCCCAAATGGCGGGCGTAATTGATCAGGGAAAACAGCAAATCCCCAAACTCCTGTTCGGCATTTTCGGTATTTATTTTCTTGGAATCCTGGATATCAAATTCAGCTTTGAATTCCGCCAGTTCCTCTTCGACCTTCTTCCAGACTTCGGCCTTGTCCTCCCAGTCGAAACCGACTCCACGGACCTTATCTTGGATCCGGTACGCCTTTACCAATGCCGGCAATCCCTTTGGCACTCCAGATAGAACAGATTTATTGCCTTCCTTCAATTTCAGGGCTTCCCAGTTCTGCTTCACCTGCTCGTCATCCGCGGCTTCCACGTCGCCATAGATGTGGGGGTGGCGGGAGATCAATTTATCACAGATCCCATTCAACACATCCACAATGGTAAATTTATCCTGCTCTTCCGCAATCCGGGCATAGAAGACCAGGTGCATCAATATATCGCCCAACTCTTTCTTGATTTCCTGGTGATCCTCTTCGAGGATTGCATCCGCCAGTTCGTACATTTCCTCAATGGTCAGGTGCCGAAGGGATTCCATGGTTTGTTTCTTATCCCAAGGACATTCGACCCGTAAGGTATATAAAACTTCTAGTAGTCTTTCGAAGGCTGTGGCCGGGGTAAATTGTGGTTCTGGCGCTGGATGTGGCATAATATTGAGCAGCTTTTGTATGAAGTGATTTTACTGAATTACGAAAACAATATCCAAAGTTAGGTGTTTTTAGTAAAGAAAATATAAAATACCATGGATAAAACTTTCAAATACGCTACGATGACCGAGGCCCTGGATAATTTAGCAAAACAGGGATATACAATTGACTATAACGTTGAATTTGATGAACTTTCGGCAGATGCCGCAAACTACGATATTGATGTGCTGTACAGGTATGAGGGAGAATCCGATCCGGCAGATGAATCGTCGGTGTATGGCATATCGAATACCCAGACAGGTGATAAAGGTGTTTTTGTTGCCGGCAATCTTTCGCTGATCGAAGGCCGCAAGAGAGATATCATCCTCGATTTGGAGATGAAATATAAAGACAAGCATTAAGATTAAGTTAATTAAATGGTAAGCCCGGGCGTGAGTTCGGGCTTTGTTTGTTTTATGTCTTTATCCGGAATAGGGTTGGGGAAGTAGCCTAACAATTGTATTTTTGTATAAACAAAATTTATAGGATGACCTTAGTACAATTGGAATACATAATAGCCGTTGATACCTACCGTAGCTTTGTAGCCGCAGCTGAGAAATGTTTCGTCACGCAACCGACGCTGAGCATGCAGATCCAGAAATTGGAAGAGTCATTGGGCGTTAAGATTTTTGATCGAAGCCGGCAACCGGTCGTTCCGACGGAAATCGGGGAAAAGATCATCGAGCAAGCGCGGACAGTTTTAACGGAAAGCAAGAAGATTACCGAGATTCTGCAGGCCGAGAAAGGGGAGTTGACGGGGGAACTTCGGGTAGGCGTTATTCCTACGGTAGCACCGTACCTATTGCCACTGGTCATTTCTTCGTTTATGAAGAAATATGATAAATTGAAACTGCAGATCTGGGAATACACCACGGAGCAGATTGTACAGGAATTGAAATTGGGCACCTTGGATTGCGGGATACTATCCACGCCATTGCACGATTCGGCCATTCAGGAGACCCCGCTATTCTACGAGACATTCGTGGCCTATGTTTCCGAAAAAAGCCATGCCTTCGAAAAGAAAATGTTGAGTACGGACGATATAGCCGATGAGAAACTTTGGTTATTGAATGAAGGTCACTGTATGCGTGGGCAGGTATTGAATATCTGCAACTACAAGCACAACCATTCCAAGGAGGGGACTTTTGACTACAATACGGGCAGTGTGGAAACATTGAAGCGGATGGTGGAATTGAACGGCGGGTTGACGATCTTGCCAGAATTGAGCATTGCGGCTTATGATGAAGATCAATTGGCCCATGTCCGTTATTTCAAGGGACCTGAACCGGTGCGCGAGATCAGTCTGGTGACACCGCAGAACTTCGTCAAGAAGCAAGCGATCAATATGCTTAAGAATGAAATCCTACAGATCGTACCGGAAAAGTTCAAGAGCAAAAAGAAAAAAGAAGTAATGGGTTTTTCACTGTAGAAAAACCCATTTTTTATGCTCGTTATGTGTGCATTTAACTTAATCTCTTAAGGAGAGTAATTTGCTGACATATTTGCCAATGATATCGAACTCCAGATTGACCGTCTTTCCGATTTCAATGTCCTTCATGTTCGTATGTTCAAGCGTAAAAGGAATAATGGCCACCGAGAAACTGTTCCGTTCGGAATTGACCACGGTTAAGCTGATGCCATTGACCGTTATGGAACCTTTCTCTACCGTAACGTTATGCAGTTCTGCATCATATTCAAACGTAAATAGGACCGAGCCATCCTGAGGTTCGACAGCTGTACAGACAGCCGTTTGATCCACATGACCTTGAACGATATGTCCATCCAGACGACCATCCATAAGCACGCAACGCTCCAGATTGACAACATCACCTTCTTTTAAGGAATCCAAATTTGATTTCTCCAAGGTTTCCCTGATGGCAGTGACCTGGTGTTCATTGCCAGATACACCGACCACCGTTAAACATACACCGTTGTGCGAAACACTCTGGTCAATTTTAAGGGCAGGGGAGATTTTTGATTCAATATAGAAGTGAAGGTTGGATTGTTCGGGTTCAATGCGCTTGACAACGCCTAATGTCTCTATGATTCCTGTAAACATATATCTTGTGATTTATTCAAATATACCAATTTTGGGGCTAGAATGGTGCGTAGGGGACTTTTTTAAAATTATTTTAAAAAAGATTTGCAAAAGTGTAGAATGTACACTATCTTTGTGTCATCATAATTTAGGTTTATAATTGGTTATTAAAGGTTTTCATTCTCCCCGTTTGAAAACCTTTTTTTTATACATTTAATCCTTTGGTTTCCAGATAGTTAAATATTTTATTGTTAAGAAGACACTTCCATGACAGAAAAAAATTTGGAAGTTTCACCTTATTTTATCTACCTTTGTCTTAGGTTTAGGTTGATTACCTCATTAGAGGTTATTTTTTAAAGCTTGAGCGATCGCCCGATTGACTCAAGCTTTATTTTTTTATATACCTTTTGTAACACGTGTTTAAACGCGCTTTTTTAATTAATTTTCTTATAACGAAATGCCAAATCTAATGCTGAATGACCAGTAAGCGGAGCAATAGATCTTGTATCGGATATTTTTTTTGATATAAAAAAAGCGTCAGCGCAAAATGCGCCGACGCCATAATCATATACAGTAGGCACGTTATGCGCCTTTTTTGTTCTTGCTTAATGCTGCTAGGTAGAAGTAACCACAGGAACCGGCAATCAATGACCCGATCAGTACGGCAAATTTTGCCTCTTCAATAAAAAGTGGATCCTTAAAAGAAAGCATGGATATAAAGATCGACATGGTGAACCCAATACCGCCGAGCATACCGACACCCGCCATGTGTTTCCAGTTGGCATGTTCAGGAAGGTTGGCAATCTTGGATTTGACACAGAGCCAGGTGGTAATGAAAATCCCGATGGTCTTTCCGAAGAACAAACCAAGGATAATCCCCAGGCCAAGAGGTGTAGTCAAGCCACCGATCATTTCTTGGTGAATGGTGATGTTGGTATTGACCAAAGCGAATAGGGGAATGATGATGAAGTTGACGGGATTGGCCAATGCATGTTCCAATTTTTCGAGTGTAGATTCCTTTTCATCTGGCGTGGTCGGCAGGGTCATGGCAACCAGGACACCTGCGATCGTTGCATGGATGCCCGAGTGATGGATAAAGTACCAAATAAATAGACCGGGAATGACATACGCCCAAACGGATTTGACACCGAACCTGTTGAAGGCAATCAAAAGGGCAAGTATGGCTCCGGCATACATCAGGTAGGTGTAATGCAGCTCTGTGGAGTAGAAAATAGCGATCACCAGAATGGCCAGCAGGTCGTCCACGATAGCCAATGCGGCAAGGAACACCTTCAAGCTGGTCGGGACACGTTTGTCCAAAAGGGAAATAATGGCCAGGGCAAAGGCAATATCTGTAGCCATTGGAATCCCCCAACCGTGGTGAGTGGGTTGGTCATGGTTAAAGAAAACATAGATTAAGGCTGGGACGATTGCCCCACCAACGGCGGCAAGGATCGGCAGAATGGCATTCTTTGGTGAGGATAGTTCCCCTTCGACAAGCTCACGCTTGATCTCCAAACCGACCAATAAAAAGAAAATGGCCATTAAGCCATCATCTATCCATTGTTTAATGCTGTAGTTCAGATGAACGGTGTCATTCTCGAATCCGAGTTTCGTTTGTAAAAATGAATTGAATGATTCCGCCAGTCCGGAATTTGCGATCAGAAGGGAAATGATAACGCAAAGGAATAAAAGTAATCCGCCACCTGTATTCGAAGAAAAGAACTTTTTGAATACCGTAAGATTAATTCTGTTAGCCATATAAAGTTGAGATTGTATTGAATGTTAATTTTTCAATAGGCGTAAAGGTAGCAAAAAAGAGGGATTGCCAGTGATTAAGGTGTCTACTTTTTTGAAAACAAAAGCCCGATCCATTCCTTGGAATCGATCGGGCTTTTGGACATGTGGCTATGTTAATTCTTGTAATTGAACCATTTGATAAGTTCCTTGAAACTCGCTTTCTTTCCGTACATCAGGATACCAACGCGATAGATTCTGGCGGCAACCCAGGTGGTGAACACAAATCCGAGTACCAGGAGCCCGAAGGAGAGGGCGATCTGCCAGATGGGTACCCCAAATGGAACCCGTACCAACATGGCAATCGGCGACGTTAGGGGAATGAAGCTTAACCAGGTTGCGACCTGACCATGTGGATCATTGATCAATACCCCGAATGAGAGGACATACGCCAATAATAAAGGTGTGGTGATCGGCATGGTAAATTGGTTTGCTTCGGTTTCATTATCAACGGCAGAACCAACGGCTGCGAACAGGGCACTGTACAACAGGTAACCCCCGATAAAGAACAGGAAGAAGCAGATCAGCAATTCCGGGATATTGACCGATTCCATGGCTGTACCGATCTCGGACATAATGGTTCCCGAATCCATTTCTGGCGCCTGTGGGTTGTTCTTCATCATCTGCTCCTGGAATTCATTCTTGTCGCCAAGAAAACTGGTGGCCACACCTGCTAGGGCAAAGCTGAGAATGATCCATAAGAGGAATTGTGTAATACCGACCAATCCGATGCCGACGATCTTGCCCATCATCAATTGAAAAGGCTTGACCGAGGAAATAATAACCTCGATAATGCGGTTGGACTTTTCTTCAATGATGCCGCGCATTACCTGGGCACCATATAAGAATAGGGATAGGTAAATCAAAATGGAGAGCGCCATGGCAATGCCCATCGCTATACGCGTATCACTGCTTTTCGCTTCACCAGATTCCGTAATTTCCTTCGCGTCGACACGTACCGTGTTGTCGATGTTTCGGATCGTCTGCGGGTCTATATTCAGTTCCTTGTATTGGTGGTTCAACAGGATCTCTTCCAATTGATTCTCAATTTCACTCTGTGTGGTGATATTGGGTTTTCCTGAAGAAAGAAATTCGATCTTATGGCTGGTGTAGAAGTCTTTCGGAATCAATAGGATGTTGGTGTTTTTCTTTTCTCCCTTGATTTCCTGGATCTGTTCGTTCAACTCCATCGTGGAATTCGAAAACTTCAGGCCTTCCGTATTTTCCAGCAAGGTGCTTATTTCATTGGTGTTGTCAACCACATAAACCAGCGCGTTGGCATCCTCAAAGCTCTTTTTTGAGAGCAGGAAAATACCGATATACATCGCAATGAAAAATAAGGGCACCAAGAAGGTGGTCAATAGAAAGGATTTCTTTTTTACCCTACTCAGGTATTCCCTTTGGATGATCAATAAAATTTTATTCATGGTTTAAATATGTAGGGTTATTTCTGTCTGTTACTTTTTCGATGAAAATGCTGTTCATGGATGGAATGATTTCAAAGATCTGTTTGATTTCCACTAAGGGAATCAGGTAGATCAGAACATCGTTCAGCGTTTTCTCCGGTTGCAGTTTAATGGTGATCTTCTTGTGATCATTGACACTTTGGCCAAGGACCTCCCAAAGTTCATCGTTGATGCCAATGTCCTGGCCTTCATATTCAATGGAATAGGTCTGGTTTCGATAGGTTTCCTTGATCTCCTTAACAGAACCCTCGAGGACAAGTTTGGATTTGTTGATCAGCGCGATATTGTCACACAAGGCTTCCACAGATTCCATGCGGTGGGTGGAGTAGATGATGGTTGCACCCTTTTTGTTCAGTTCCAGGATTTCATCTTGGATGACCTGGGCGTTTACTGGATCAAAACCGGAAAATGGCTCGTCCAGAATGATCAAGTCGGGTTCATGGAGGACGGTTGCCACAAACTGTACTTTTTGTTGCATCCCCTTACTGAGGTCTTCCACTTTCTTGTCCCACCAGGATTCGATCTGCAGTTTTTCGAACCAAAATTTGATCTTATTTTTTGCTTCCTGTTTGGAAAGGCCTTTCAGTTGGGCAAGATAGATCATCTGCTCACCGATCTGCATCTTCTTGTACAGGCCGCGTTCTTCCGGCAGGTAGCCGATGCGGCCGATGTGGGAAGGGTTGAGCGGAGTACCATCAAAATAAATCTGCCCGGAATCGGGAGCCGTAATCTGGTTGATAATCCGGATCAGGGAAGTCTTTCCGGCACCATTGGGCCCCAGAAGTCCGTAGATCTTTCCTTGGGGAACCGTGATGGAAACGTCATCAAGCGCCCTATGTTTGGCATATTGTTTAACAATGTTGCGTATCTCTAGCATTACAAATAGGTTTTGGTGCTGAATTTAATTCTTTTTATTGATAATCGGCGGGAAAATCAACAAAGGATGGCATAATAAATAAAAGCTATTAAATTGTACCTTTGTAGCATGATTATTCAAAAAGCTGAATTTGTTACGAGTAATACGGATGTTTCCAAGCTTCCGGTTGCCGATAAACCGGAATACGCATTTATTGGACGCTCCAATGTGGGCAAATCATCGCTGATCAATGCGATTACCCGGAAGAAGGGTTTGGCTAAGACCTCGCAGAAACCGGGGAAGACGCAGCTGATCAACCATTTCTTGATCAATGAGCACTGGTACCTGGTGGATTTGCCGGGTTACGGGTTTGCGCAGACCTCCAAGAAGAACCGTGCCATCTGGGAGAAGTTCATCCGTGAATACCTCGTGAACCGGGTAAATTTACAATGTGTCTTCGTCCTGATTGACTCCCGTTTGGAGCCGCAGAAGATCGATCTTGATTTCTGTTATTGGTTGGGGGAGAAGGGGATACCGTTCCTGTTGCTGTTCACCAAGGCGGACAAGCAATCCATTGTGAAAGGAGACCAGAACGTAGCGAAGTTCCGCAAAGCCCTGAAAACATGGTTTGAGGAAGTTCCTGCACATATCCTGACCTCCTCGGAAACAAAATTAGGCTGTGAGCAGGTGTTGAGCACCATTGATGATATTAATGCTAACTTCATTTCGCCGATAGAATAATCCATGAAGAAATATATGTCGCTTGTGCTGTTTGCACACAGTATCTTTGCACTTCCCTTTGCGATCATTGGTTTTTTTCTTGCTGTAGAGACGACGGACTATCAATTTGAGTGGAAGTTGTTCCTGCTGATGCTCCTGTGTATGGTGACGGCCAGAAATGCTGCGATGGCATTCAATAGGTATCTGGATCGGGACATTGATGCGTTGAATCCACGGACGGCCGTTCGGGATATTCCTGCTGGTCGCGTCAGTGCACAACAGGCGCTTCTTTTTACGATCATCAATTGTATCGTTTTCATGGTTGCCTGTTATTTCATCAATTTCCTGTGTTTCTTATTGGCGCCGATTGCCTTGTTCGTTATTTTGTTCTATTCCTACATGAAACGAATATCGCCTTTGTGTCATATTGTGCTGGGCATCGGTTTGGGATTGGCACCGGTGGGGGCTTACCTGGCGGTAACGGGTGTGTTCAATATTGTACCTATATATTATGGATTGGCCGTGTTGACTTGGGTATCGGGATTTGATATCATCTATGCTTTGCAGGATGAGGAATTTGATAAGGCCAACGGCCTGAATTCCATTCCGGCCAACTTTGGCGGAAAGACAGCCTTAAGGATTTCCGAAGTGCTTCATGTCTTGTCCTTTATATTTGTCCTGTTACCGATATTCTACTTGCCAACGGGCATTTTTTACTACATCGGCGTGGCGTTATATGGGTTCTTATTGATCTATCAGCACCGTATTGTTAGCCCAACCGATTTAAGTCGCGTGGACCGCGCCTTCATGACCACGAATGGCATTGCATCGGTGGTCTTTGCGGTCTTTTTTCTGTTGGATATTTGGATAAAATAAGAAATGATAATGCGCACATTTTAGCCCAATGGGTAAAAAATTAATTTGCATTCCATTTTGAAATCGTTTTCTTTGCAAGAAATCATAAAAAAT is a genomic window containing:
- a CDS encoding UbiA-like polyprenyltransferase, translating into MKKYMSLVLFAHSIFALPFAIIGFFLAVETTDYQFEWKLFLLMLLCMVTARNAAMAFNRYLDRDIDALNPRTAVRDIPAGRVSAQQALLFTIINCIVFMVACYFINFLCFLLAPIALFVILFYSYMKRISPLCHIVLGIGLGLAPVGAYLAVTGVFNIVPIYYGLAVLTWVSGFDIIYALQDEEFDKANGLNSIPANFGGKTALRISEVLHVLSFIFVLLPIFYLPTGIFYYIGVALYGFLLIYQHRIVSPTDLSRVDRAFMTTNGIASVVFAVFFLLDIWIK
- the yihA gene encoding ribosome biogenesis GTP-binding protein YihA/YsxC, with translation MIIQKAEFVTSNTDVSKLPVADKPEYAFIGRSNVGKSSLINAITRKKGLAKTSQKPGKTQLINHFLINEHWYLVDLPGYGFAQTSKKNRAIWEKFIREYLVNRVNLQCVFVLIDSRLEPQKIDLDFCYWLGEKGIPFLLLFTKADKQSIVKGDQNVAKFRKALKTWFEEVPAHILTSSETKLGCEQVLSTIDDINANFISPIE
- a CDS encoding ABC transporter ATP-binding protein; this translates as MLEIRNIVKQYAKHRALDDVSITVPQGKIYGLLGPNGAGKTSLIRIINQITAPDSGQIYFDGTPLNPSHIGRIGYLPEERGLYKKMQIGEQMIYLAQLKGLSKQEAKNKIKFWFEKLQIESWWDKKVEDLSKGMQQKVQFVATVLHEPDLIILDEPFSGFDPVNAQVIQDEILELNKKGATIIYSTHRMESVEALCDNIALINKSKLVLEGSVKEIKETYRNQTYSIEYEGQDIGINDELWEVLGQSVNDHKKITIKLQPEKTLNDVLIYLIPLVEIKQIFEIIPSMNSIFIEKVTDRNNPTYLNHE